A window of the Hevea brasiliensis isolate MT/VB/25A 57/8 chromosome 6, ASM3005281v1, whole genome shotgun sequence genome harbors these coding sequences:
- the LOC110634611 gene encoding pentatricopeptide repeat-containing protein At1g11290, chloroplastic, with the protein MSLQLLPFASTQLPPSPSHSKQLPSTFRSFSQRTQIPAHVYKHPSAILLELCTSIKELHQILPLVIKNGLYNEELFQTKLVSLFCNYGSLTEAARVFEPIEDKLEALYHTMLKGYAKNSSLDAALSFFCRMRHDSVRPVVYNFTYLLKLCGDNFDIRSGKEIHGQLITSGFSWNLFAMTGVVNMYAKCRQMDDASKMFDRMPERDLVCWNTIISGFAQNGLAKVALELVPRIFEEGHRPDWITIVSILPAVADMRSLRIGKAIHGYVIRAGFESLVNVSTALVDMYSKCESVGTARVIFDGMSSRTVVTWNSMIDGCVQSGEPEEAMVLFQKMMHEGVQPTDVTLMEVLHACSDLGNLEQGKFVHKLVDELKLNSNVSVMNSLISMYSKCKRVDIAANLFENLQNKTVVSWNAMILGYAQNGLVNEALNSFCEMQSRNIKPDSFTLVSVIPALAELSIPRQAKWIHGLVIRRLLDKNVFVMTALVDMYAKCGAIHTARKLFDMMSERHVITWNAMIDAYGTHGLGKAAIELFMEMQRGPIKPNDITYLCVLAACSHSGMVEEGLTYFASMENDYGLEPSMDHYGAMVDLLGRAGRLNEAWDFIQKMPIEPGITVYGAMLGACKIHKNVELGEKAANKLFELNPDEGGYHVLLANIYATASMWDKLAEVRTMMRKKGLQKTPGCSLVELRNEIHSFYSGSTGHPQSKRIYAFLETLVDKIKAAGYVPDTNSIHDVEDDVKEQLLNTHSEKLAIAYGLLNTIPGTTIHIRKNLRVCGDCHNATKYITLVTGREIIVRDMHRFHHFKNGACSCGDYW; encoded by the coding sequence ATGAGCTTGCAGCTCTTGCCTTTTGCTTCAACACAGCTACCACCATCTCCATCTCACTCCAAACAACTCCCTTCTACCTTCCGCAGTTTCTCCCAAAGAACCCAAATCCCAGCTCACGTTTACAAGCACCCATCTGCCATACTATTGGAACTCTGCACTTCCATTAAAGAACTCCACCAAATCCTCCCTCTTGTCATAAAGAACGGACTTTACAATGAAGAGCTCTTCCAAACTAAGCTTGTTAGTCTCTTCTGCAACTACGGTAGCTTAACTGAAGCTGCTCGTGTTTTTGAACCTATTGAGGATAAATTAGAAGCCCTTTATCATACTATGCTCAAAGGTTACGCCAAGAACTCATCTTTAGATGCTGCCTTGTCATTTTTTTGTCGAATGAGGCATGATAGCGTTAGACCTGTTGTATATAATTTCACTTACTTGTTGAAACTCTGTGGTGATAATTTTGATATTAGGAGCGGTAAGGAGATTCATGGTCAATTGATAACTAGTGGGTTCTCGTGGAATCTGTTTGCTATGACTGGGGTTGTGAATATGTACGCGAAATGCAGACAAATGGATGATGCATCTAAGATGTTTGATAGAATGCCTGAGAGGGATTTGGTTTGTTGGAATACAATTATTTCTGGGTTTGCGCAAAATGGATTAGCGAAGGTGGCATTAGAGCTGGTTCCGAGGATATTTGAGGAAGGGCATAGGCCAGACTGGATCACGATTGTCTCAATTTTGCCTGCAGTTGCAGACATGAGGTCTTTGAGAATTGGCAAGGCAATTCATGGGTATGTTATCAGAGCTGGGTTTGAGTCGCTTGTGAATGTTTCAACTGCTCTTGTGGACATGTATTCAAAATGTGAATCAGTGGGAACTGCTAGAGTAATTTTTGATGGGATGAGTAGTAGGACTGTTGTTACATGGAATTCAATGATTGATGGGTGTGTACAAAGTGGAGAGCCTGAGGAAGCAATGGTGCTATTTCAGAAGATGATGCATGAAGGAGTTCAACCAACTGATGTTACTCTTATGGAAGTTTTACATGCCTGTTCTGATTTGGGAAATCTTGAGCAGGGAAAGTTTGTTCATAAACTAGTTGATGAGTTGAAACTCAATTCTAATGTTTCTGTGATGAACTCTTTGATTTCAATGTATTCTAAATGTAAGAGGGTTGATATTGCTGCCAATCTATTTGAAAACCTGCAAAATAAAACTGTTGTATCATGGAATGCCATGATATTAGGTTATGCCCAAAATGGGCTAGTAAACGAGGCCTTAAATTCCTTTTGTGAGATGCAATCTCGAAATATAAAGCCAGATTCATTCACATTGGTGAGTGTTATTCCTGCTCTTGCAGAGTTATCAATTCCGCGTCAAGCAAAGTGGATTCATGGACTTGTTATACGGAGGCTTTTAGACAAAAATGTTTTTGTGATGACTGCTCTTGTTGACATGTATGCAAAATGTGGAGCCATTCACACTGCAAGAAAGCTTTTTGATATGATGAGCGAAAGGCATGTGATTACTTGGAATGCTATGATAGATGCGTACGGGACACATGGACTTGGAAAAGCAGCTATAGAACTTTTTATGGAAATGCAAAGGGGGCCTATCAAGCCAAATGATATTACTTATCTATGTGTTCTCGCTGCTTGCAGCCACTCAGGTATGGTGGAAGAAGGGCTTACATACTTTGCTAGCATGGAGAACGATTATGGACTAGAGCCCTCAATGGATCACTACGGAGCCATGGTTGACCTTCTTGGTCGAGCTGGCCGGCTTAATGAAGCTTGGGATTTTATTCAGAAGATGCCTATTGAACCGGGGATTACTGTTTATGGTGCAATGCTAGGTGCTTGCAAAATTCACAAGAATGTTGAGTTGGGGGAGAAGGCAGCAAATAAACTCTTTGAGTTGAACCCAGATGAGGGTGGGTACCATGTATTGCTTGCTAACATATATGCCACAGCTTCAATGTGGGACAAACTGGCTGAAGTGAGAACTATGATGCGGAAGAAAGGGCTTCAGAAAACTCCTGGCTGCAGTTTGGTGGAATTAAGAAATGAGATTCACAGTTTCTATTCTGGCAGTACAGGCCATCCCCAATCCAAAAGGATCTATGCTTTTCTTGAGACGCTAGTTGACAAGATCAAAGCTGCTGGTTATGTGCCTGATACCAATTCAATCCATGATGTGGAAGATGATGTTAAGGAGCAGTTGCTGAACACCCATAGTGAGAAATTGGCTATTGCCTATGGACTTCTGAATACAATCCCAGGAACAACCATACATATTAGGAAGAATCTAAGAGTTTGTGGCGATTGCCATAATGCAACAAAGTACATTACACTTGTTACTGGACGGGAAATCATAGTGCGTGATATGCATAGGTTTCACCACTTCAAGAATGGAGCCTGTTCTTGTGG